One Telluria mixta DNA window includes the following coding sequences:
- a CDS encoding sugar MFS transporter produces MQAGFDRTAGPLAIVTVLFFMWGLLTALNDVLIPHLKAVYTLTYVQAMLVQFCFFGAYFIVSIPAGALIRRIGYRAGVVAGLAVAAFGCLLFYPAASAGYALFLLAFFVLATGITVLQVAANPYVTILGNPATASSRLTLTQAFNSLGTTVAPAIGGMLILSDTVKSDTEVAQLSAAAQAAYRAHEAAAVQGPYLWLAAALLVLGLCFACARLPGIAGREEGAADSGSPLASRRLVLGVIGIFAYVGAEVSIGSFMINFLGEPHIAGLSAAAAAPYVSYYWGGAMLGRFVGFAVMRKVSPGRALAFNAACSIALILVAVFGKGPLAMAALLMVGLCNSIMFPTIFSMALHGLGPATGQGSGLLCMAIVGGAVLPFVQGLAADGAGLQLSFLVPAACYVYILFFGLKYAGMYRAGRTA; encoded by the coding sequence GTGCAGGCCGGCTTCGACCGTACCGCCGGCCCGCTGGCGATCGTGACCGTCCTGTTCTTCATGTGGGGCCTGCTGACGGCCCTGAACGACGTGCTGATACCGCACCTGAAGGCCGTCTACACGCTGACCTATGTGCAGGCCATGCTGGTCCAGTTCTGCTTTTTCGGCGCGTATTTCATCGTGTCGATCCCGGCCGGGGCGCTCATCCGGCGCATCGGCTACCGCGCCGGCGTCGTCGCCGGCCTGGCGGTGGCGGCGTTCGGCTGCCTGCTGTTCTATCCGGCGGCCAGCGCCGGCTATGCCTTGTTCCTGCTCGCCTTCTTCGTGCTGGCGACCGGCATCACGGTGCTGCAGGTGGCGGCCAACCCGTACGTCACCATCCTCGGCAATCCGGCCACCGCATCGAGCCGGCTGACCCTGACCCAGGCGTTCAACTCGCTCGGCACGACGGTGGCCCCTGCCATCGGCGGCATGCTGATCCTGTCCGATACCGTCAAGTCCGACACCGAAGTGGCGCAGCTGTCCGCGGCCGCGCAGGCGGCCTACCGCGCGCACGAGGCAGCCGCGGTGCAGGGACCGTATTTGTGGCTCGCGGCCGCACTGCTGGTGCTCGGGCTGTGCTTCGCCTGCGCGCGCCTGCCGGGCATCGCCGGCCGCGAAGAAGGTGCCGCCGATAGCGGATCCCCGCTCGCCAGCCGCCGTCTCGTGCTCGGCGTGATCGGCATCTTCGCCTACGTCGGCGCCGAGGTCAGCATCGGCAGCTTCATGATCAACTTCCTGGGCGAGCCGCACATCGCCGGCCTGTCCGCGGCCGCCGCGGCGCCCTACGTCAGTTATTACTGGGGCGGAGCGATGCTGGGCCGCTTCGTTGGCTTTGCCGTCATGCGCAAGGTGAGCCCGGGCCGGGCGCTCGCGTTCAACGCCGCGTGTTCGATCGCCCTGATCCTGGTCGCGGTGTTCGGCAAGGGCCCGCTGGCCATGGCCGCGCTGCTCATGGTCGGCCTGTGCAATTCGATCATGTTCCCGACCATCTTCAGCATGGCGCTGCACGGGCTCGGCCCCGCCACCGGACAGGGCTCCGGCCTGCTGTGCATGGCGATCGTCGGCGGCGCGGTGCTGCCGTTCGTGCAGGGCCTGGCCGCCGACGGCGCCGGCCTGCAGCTGTCCTTCCTGGTGCCGGCCGCCTGCTATGTCTACATCCTGTTCTTCGGCCTGAAGTATGCGGGCATGTACCGCGCAGGGAGGACCGCATGA
- a CDS encoding MGH1-like glycoside hydrolase domain-containing protein translates to MTRMKPVAAALVGLGVLCASHSNPSQGTTLLSNDAHPQRSATLAFAGTDGRPEQAGFTLRGEAGGLRTYGQTSTMATREDAPSAIVYSEVAGLPVVRSGNLAFDALFAHAVSEMKEDSVSAIRDGSYDDGRPIPCECFETGEKWHYVWTRDLSYAAALGLAMLDPQRVRNSLLFKLSGYRPGVVKGPHVAGSEDGLQVVQDTGSGGSWPVSSDRVSWAFGADEALKSLPPAERAAFAVTVLKALSNTIENDRLAAFDARDGLYTGEQSFLDWREQTYGDDIAGDLARMASAKAVSTNVAHYKALTLAAQLAAEQGDAARARRYGDWAVQLKAAINARFWLEDAGLYASLTAAHFDGAPLHKFDWLGQSLAIITGVADAHRRDRILAVYPHGPAGAPVIYPSSRACRSITIVRSGHS, encoded by the coding sequence ATGACGAGGATGAAACCTGTTGCCGCCGCCCTGGTCGGCCTCGGCGTCCTGTGCGCCTCGCACTCCAACCCATCACAAGGAACTACCCTCTTGAGCAACGACGCCCACCCGCAACGCAGCGCGACCCTTGCGTTCGCCGGCACCGACGGCCGTCCCGAGCAGGCCGGATTCACGCTCCGCGGCGAAGCCGGGGGCCTGCGCACCTATGGCCAGACGAGTACGATGGCGACGCGCGAAGACGCACCGTCCGCCATCGTCTACAGCGAAGTCGCCGGGCTCCCCGTCGTCCGCAGCGGCAACCTCGCATTCGATGCGCTGTTCGCGCATGCCGTGTCCGAGATGAAGGAAGACTCGGTGAGTGCGATCCGCGACGGCAGCTACGACGATGGCCGGCCCATCCCGTGCGAGTGCTTCGAAACGGGAGAAAAATGGCATTACGTGTGGACGCGCGACCTGTCGTACGCGGCCGCTCTCGGCCTGGCGATGCTGGATCCGCAGCGCGTGCGCAATTCGCTGCTGTTCAAGCTGTCCGGCTACCGGCCCGGGGTCGTCAAGGGGCCCCACGTCGCCGGCAGCGAGGACGGCCTGCAGGTGGTGCAGGACACGGGCAGCGGCGGCAGCTGGCCTGTCAGCAGCGACCGGGTGAGCTGGGCATTCGGCGCCGACGAAGCGCTCAAGTCGCTGCCGCCGGCCGAGCGCGCGGCGTTCGCGGTCACCGTCCTGAAGGCGCTGTCGAACACGATCGAGAACGACAGGCTGGCCGCGTTCGACGCCCGCGACGGGCTGTACACGGGCGAGCAGTCGTTCCTGGACTGGCGCGAGCAGACGTATGGCGACGACATCGCCGGCGACCTCGCGCGCATGGCGAGCGCCAAGGCCGTGTCGACCAACGTGGCCCACTACAAGGCGCTGACCCTGGCGGCGCAACTGGCCGCGGAGCAGGGCGATGCGGCGCGGGCGCGGCGCTACGGCGACTGGGCCGTCCAGTTGAAGGCCGCGATCAACGCGCGCTTCTGGCTCGAGGACGCGGGCCTGTACGCGTCGCTCACCGCCGCGCATTTCGACGGCGCGCCGCTGCACAAGTTCGACTGGCTCGGGCAATCGCTGGCGATCATCACTGGCGTCGCCGATGCGCACCGGCGCGACCGCATCCTGGCGGTCTATCCGCACGGGCCGGCGGGTGCCCCGGTCATCTACCCCAGCAGCAGGGCGTGCCGATCTATCACAATCGTTCGATCTGGCCATTCGTGA